One segment of Oceanotoga teriensis DNA contains the following:
- the thiD gene encoding bifunctional hydroxymethylpyrimidine kinase/phosphomethylpyrimidine kinase: MNYKAKALTIAGTDCSGGAGVQADLKTFHTFEVYGMSVITAITAENTQQVKSIQDIDPQIISDQIDMVFEDIRPDALKIGMVSTEKTIKTIAKKLKEYKFDKIILDPVMVAKGGEFLLKKNNEKFLIEELIPISYLITPNIPEAEIISEMAIKNIEDMKNACIKIYEKGAKNVLLKGGHFKGEIATDILYDGFNFYEYSEKRINSKNTHGTGCTISAAITSLIAQNYTLKDALTIAKDFITKAIKYAPKNIGHGHGPLNHNIKPAKIQHFKYHANDYDKWFKSNKILFENELKAQKKALKNPEKTLAVGIGDGLFAKELGIKEGIEPSEDMAKLAKSKGLDVKIGCAEELPYDDESWENVYLGTIMASVNDKRKSIQEAVRVCKKNGEIIVSILPKESSFPLLYDLSYLKGEFDKKISPEYPYPLEFLKDVKWATVEEVSDLMKEYGIKNIEYIQTLTMHPKYSNIIEEEPKSGYTHGDYVIIKGVKK, translated from the coding sequence ATGAATTATAAAGCAAAAGCATTAACAATTGCCGGTACAGATTGTAGTGGTGGAGCAGGTGTTCAAGCAGATTTAAAAACTTTTCATACTTTTGAAGTATATGGAATGTCTGTAATAACAGCAATAACAGCTGAAAATACACAACAGGTAAAATCAATTCAAGACATAGATCCTCAAATAATTTCAGATCAAATAGATATGGTTTTTGAAGATATAAGACCCGATGCATTAAAAATAGGTATGGTTTCAACAGAAAAAACTATAAAAACTATTGCAAAAAAATTAAAAGAATATAAATTTGATAAAATAATATTAGATCCCGTAATGGTTGCAAAAGGTGGAGAATTTCTATTGAAAAAAAACAATGAAAAATTTTTAATAGAAGAATTAATTCCAATATCATATCTGATAACACCTAATATACCAGAAGCTGAAATAATAAGTGAAATGGCTATTAAAAATATAGAAGATATGAAAAATGCCTGTATTAAAATATATGAAAAAGGAGCTAAAAATGTTCTTTTAAAAGGGGGACATTTTAAAGGTGAAATTGCAACAGATATTTTATATGATGGATTTAATTTTTATGAATACTCAGAAAAAAGAATCAATTCAAAAAACACTCATGGAACTGGCTGTACAATATCGGCAGCAATAACTTCATTAATAGCCCAAAATTATACATTAAAAGATGCCTTAACTATAGCTAAAGATTTCATAACAAAGGCTATAAAATATGCCCCTAAAAATATTGGACATGGACATGGCCCACTGAATCATAATATAAAACCAGCAAAAATTCAACATTTTAAATATCATGCAAATGATTATGATAAATGGTTCAAATCAAATAAAATATTATTCGAAAATGAATTAAAAGCACAAAAAAAGGCTTTAAAAAATCCCGAAAAAACTCTTGCTGTGGGTATTGGAGATGGTCTTTTTGCAAAAGAACTTGGAATTAAAGAGGGTATAGAACCTTCAGAAGATATGGCAAAACTCGCTAAAAGTAAAGGATTAGATGTTAAAATAGGATGTGCAGAGGAGTTACCTTATGATGATGAAAGTTGGGAAAATGTTTATCTAGGCACTATAATGGCATCTGTAAATGATAAAAGAAAATCTATACAAGAGGCTGTAAGAGTATGTAAAAAAAATGGAGAAATTATAGTTTCAATATTACCAAAAGAATCTTCCTTTCCTTTATTATATGATCTATCTTATTTAAAAGGAGAATTTGATAAAAAAATATCTCCTGAATATCCTTATCCTTTAGAGTTTTTAAAAGATGTTAAATGGGCAACTGTAGAAGAAGTTTCTGATTTAATGAAAGAATATGGAATAAAAAATATTGAATATATTCAAACA